From a region of the Zingiber officinale cultivar Zhangliang chromosome 10B, Zo_v1.1, whole genome shotgun sequence genome:
- the LOC122030242 gene encoding RNA-binding protein 25-like isoform X3, producing the protein MHRYPAPYQMIRPGFPLRHMPPTGVMPAVPRPPIPGIRGVPPVATPIVRPFIPVVAPVEKPQTTVYVGKIAATIENEFLLSILTLCGPVKSWKRAQDPSDGTPKAFGFCEFESAEGVLRSLRLLSKLNIDGQELMLNINQATREYLERYVEKKAEKEKQKEAETGTPPIEKDSREGSEIQEQPTKPVEEGIKKDPEDSEEKENQVGNKKFGLVTDEDREADSDALGKLMGMIEERLKNRPLPPPVLVDGSAKSTSDIPSKSRDVDSDVDIMKSDVEDKNDEDTTSENKPATESDKPETASPDRSRRHDNRSRERDRERDLKREKERELERVERERERDKVRREREREMKLREAERLYKDRLKEWEAREREKEYQRQYEKEREKERDRERWKDILRQEDESSDDDDDSRKRRRRTSLLEEKRRKRQREKEEDLEDKLKEKEEIAEAKRRAIEEQQLKLEVKQLKSDSKSLDRVAHEDENAMQEDEKFERKPTLANHVNDIPRSGLNDADGISRNSSGDELNMMAPIAASDKKQNNNAPARKLGFGLIGSGKRTTVPSVFHEEDDEDVDDKKMRPLVPIDYSTEELQAVQTNASGAQPNLVAAAEFAKRISGVHPKDEKADVDRERSRRSSDKQNLREQGRNDDESSRSKDESKAKMHDRNTDRVKSRGDKPKAENKKLLDAKQLIDMIPKTKEDLFVYEINWDVYDKHQLHERMRPWISKKITEFLGEEEATLVDYIVSCIKDHVQASTMLEMLQSILDDESEMFVLKMWRMLIFEIKKVESGLSMKSKS; encoded by the exons ATGCACCGCTATCCAGCTCCTTACCAGATGATTCGCCCTGGATTTCCTCTGCGCCATATGCCCCCAACTGGTGTGATGCCAGCAGTGCCCCGGCCTCCAATTCCAGGTATTCGGGGTGTGCCACCTGTAGCCACTCCTATTGTCCGGCCTTTTATTCCAGTTGTTGCGCCAGTAGAGAAGCCACAAACTACTGTTTATGTTGGCAAGATTGCCGCGACAATAGAAAATGAATTTCTCCTTTCAATTCTCACA CTTTGTGGACCTGTAAAAAGTTGGAAACGGGCTCAAGATCCTTCTGATGGTACACCTAAGGCCTTTGGATTTTGTGAATTTGAGTCTGCTGAAGGAGTTCTTCGTTCCTTACGCTTGCTGAGCAAATTAAACATAGATGGACAAGAATTGATG TTGAACATTAACCAAGCCACTAGGGAATATCTTGAGCGTTATGTTGAAAAGAAAGCTGAaaaggagaagcagaaagaagcaGAAACTGGAACTCCTCCAATCGAAAAGGATAGTAGAGAAGGTTCTGAAATACAAGAGCAGCCTACAAAGCCAGTTGAAGAGGGAATTAAAAAGGATCCTGAAGATTCTGAAGAAAAAGAAAACCAAGTGGGAAACAAGAAATTTGGCCTAGTCACAGATGAAGACCGTGAGGCTGATTCAGATGCTCTAGGAAAGCTTATGGGAATGATTGAAGAGAGATTAAAGAACAGACCATTACCTCCACCTGTGCTTGTCGATGGGTCTGCTAAATCTACTTCTGATATACCTTCCAAATCTAGGGATGTGGATTCTGATGTTGATATAATGAAAAGCG ATGTTGAAGATAAAAATGATGAGGATACTACAAGTGAAAACAAACCAGCAACTGAAAGTGACAAGCCTGAGACTGCCTCACCTGATAGATCCAGGAGACATGATAATAGGAGCAGAGAACGAGATAGGGAGCGTGATCTGAAACGGGAAAAAGAAAGAGAGCTAGAGAGAGTTGAGCGTGAACGAGAAAGAGACAAAGTTAGgagggaaagggaaagggaaatgAAATTAAGGGAGGCAGAGCGATTGTATAAGGACCGTCTTAAAGAATGGGAAGCTAGAGAGCGTGAGAAAGAATACCAGCGACAATATGAAAAGGAACGGGAGAAAGAAAGAGATCGGGAACGATGGAAAGACATATTGCGCCAAGAAGATGAAAgtagtgatgatgatgatgactcGAGAAAAAGAAGGCGTAGAACCAGTTTACTGgaggaaaaaagaagaaagagacaGCGTGAAAAGGAAGAGGATTTGGAAGATAAattgaaagaaaaggaagaaattgCTGAAGCCAAGAGGAGGGCAATAGAGGAACAGCAACTTAAACTTGAGGTAAAGCAACTAAAATCTGATTCGAAATCACTTGATCGGGTTGCTCATGAGGATGAAAATGCTATGCAAGAAGATGAGAAATTTGAACGAAAGCCAACTCTGGCCAACCATGTCAATGATATTCCTAGAAGTGGTCTTAATGATG CAGATGGCATTTCTAGAAACAGCAGTGGTGATGAACTGAATATGATGGCTCCAATTGCAGCTTCTGACAAAAAGCAGAACAATAATGCTCCAGCCCGAAAACTTGGATTTGGGTTAATTGGCTCAGGAAAACGTACAACTGTGCCTTCAGTTTTTCACGAAGAGGATGATGAGGATGTGGATGATAAAAAAATGAGGCCTCTTGTGCCAATTGATTATTCGACTGAAGAATTACAAGCTGTCCAGACAAATGCATCTGGAGCGCAACCAAATTTGGTGGCTGCTGCTGAATTTGCCAAGCGCATATCTGGTGTCCACCCAAAAGATGAGAAGGCCGATGTAGATAGGGAAAGGAGCAGACGTTCTAGTGACAAACAGAATTTGAGAGAACAAGGTCGGAATGATGATGAAAGCAGCCGTTCAAAAGATGAAAGCAAGGCAAAGATGCATGATAGGAATACGGATAGGGTAAAAAGCAGAGGAGATAAACCAAAAGCTGAAAACAAGAAACTATTGGATGCCAAGCAACTGATCGATATGATTCCAAAAACGAAGGAAGATCTGTTTGTCTATGAAATCAATTGGGATGTTTATGACAAG CATCAATTGCATGAGAGGATGAGACCTTGGATCTCAAAGAAGATTACAGAGTTCCTTGGAGAAGAGGAGGCCACTTTGGTTGACTACATTGTTTCGTGTATTAAAGATCACGTGCAAGCATCAACAATGCTAGAAATGCTTCAGTCTATATTGGATGATGAGTCAGAAATGTTTGTCCTCAAAATGTGGAGGAtgctgatttttgaaattaagaaaGTTGAATCAGGCTTATCAATGAAATCCAAGTCCTAG
- the LOC122030242 gene encoding RNA-binding protein 25-like isoform X2: MAVTSPSSPRILDSNADAGNPPSSAVSDSSSITLPPAVSAPASVEPPASNPFNSIPNPALVAPPPPPPPAVHSFAPSFRPLAAPHVLQYSAANNPMAQNPAFLMGQAPGIHPPGVSAPASGMPPGAPPGSVPPLRPGVPYQVAPGQTPAPMSYAQVGNGYMAVPPQVPMAMPPPGMHRYPAPYQMIRPGFPLRHMPPTGVMPAVPRPPIPGIRGVPPVATPIVRPFIPVVAPVEKPQTTVYVGKIAATIENEFLLSILTLCGPVKSWKRAQDPSDGTPKAFGFCEFESAEGVLRSLRLLSKLNIDGQELMLNINQATREYLERYVEKKAEKEKQKEAETGTPPIEKDSREGSEIQEQPTKPVEEGIKKDPEDSEEKENQVGNKKFGLVTDEDREADSDALGKLMGMIEERLKNRPLPPPVLVDGSAKSTSDIPSKSRDVDSDVDIMKSDVEDKNDEDTTSENKPATESDKPETASPDRSRRHDNRSRERDRERDLKREKERELERVERERERDKVRREREREMKLREAERLYKDRLKEWEAREREKEYQRQYEKEREKERDRERWKDILRQEDESSDDDDDSRKRRRRTSLLEEKRRKRQREKEEDLEDKLKEKEEIAEAKRRAIEEQQLKLEVKQLKSDSKSLDRVAHEDENAMQEDEKFERKPTLANHVNDIPRSGLNDDGISRNSSGDELNMMAPIAASDKKQNNNAPARKLGFGLIGSGKRTTVPSVFHEEDDEDVDDKKMRPLVPIDYSTEELQAVQTNASGAQPNLVAAAEFAKRISGVHPKDEKADVDRERSRRSSDKQNLREQGRNDDESSRSKDESKAKMHDRNTDRVKSRGDKPKAENKKLLDAKQLIDMIPKTKEDLFVYEINWDVYDKHQLHERMRPWISKKITEFLGEEEATLVDYIVSCIKDHVQASTMLEMLQSILDDESEMFVLKMWRMLIFEIKKVESGLSMKSKS, from the exons ATGGCGGTCACCTCGCCTTCCTCTCCCCGAATCCTAGACTCAAACGCCGACGCTGGCAACCCACCGTCCTCCGCCGTCTCCGATTCGTCCTCCATCACTCTTCCCCCAGCCGTCTCTGCTCCCGCTTCTGTTGAACCCCCCGCCTCCAACCCTTTCAACTCAATCCCTAATCCTGCGCTAgtcgctcctcctcctcctcctcctccggccGTGCACTCTTTCGCTCCGTCTTTCCGCCCCCTGGCCGCTCCTCATGTTCTTCAGTATTCCGCTGCAAATAACCCGATGGCACAGAACCCTGCTTTTCTGATGGGGCAAGCCCCAGGCATCCATCCGCCGGGCGTTTCTGCCCCTGCTTCGGGCATGCCTCCTGGAGCGCCCCCGGGCTCGGTTCCGCCGCTACGACCTGGCGTTCCCTATCAAGTTGCTCCAGGCCAGACTCCAGCGCCGATGTCTTATGCTCAAGTTGGAAATGGGTATATGGCTGTACCTCCTCAGGTTCCGATGGCGATGCCTCCACCGG GAATGCACCGCTATCCAGCTCCTTACCAGATGATTCGCCCTGGATTTCCTCTGCGCCATATGCCCCCAACTGGTGTGATGCCAGCAGTGCCCCGGCCTCCAATTCCAGGTATTCGGGGTGTGCCACCTGTAGCCACTCCTATTGTCCGGCCTTTTATTCCAGTTGTTGCGCCAGTAGAGAAGCCACAAACTACTGTTTATGTTGGCAAGATTGCCGCGACAATAGAAAATGAATTTCTCCTTTCAATTCTCACA CTTTGTGGACCTGTAAAAAGTTGGAAACGGGCTCAAGATCCTTCTGATGGTACACCTAAGGCCTTTGGATTTTGTGAATTTGAGTCTGCTGAAGGAGTTCTTCGTTCCTTACGCTTGCTGAGCAAATTAAACATAGATGGACAAGAATTGATG TTGAACATTAACCAAGCCACTAGGGAATATCTTGAGCGTTATGTTGAAAAGAAAGCTGAaaaggagaagcagaaagaagcaGAAACTGGAACTCCTCCAATCGAAAAGGATAGTAGAGAAGGTTCTGAAATACAAGAGCAGCCTACAAAGCCAGTTGAAGAGGGAATTAAAAAGGATCCTGAAGATTCTGAAGAAAAAGAAAACCAAGTGGGAAACAAGAAATTTGGCCTAGTCACAGATGAAGACCGTGAGGCTGATTCAGATGCTCTAGGAAAGCTTATGGGAATGATTGAAGAGAGATTAAAGAACAGACCATTACCTCCACCTGTGCTTGTCGATGGGTCTGCTAAATCTACTTCTGATATACCTTCCAAATCTAGGGATGTGGATTCTGATGTTGATATAATGAAAAGCG ATGTTGAAGATAAAAATGATGAGGATACTACAAGTGAAAACAAACCAGCAACTGAAAGTGACAAGCCTGAGACTGCCTCACCTGATAGATCCAGGAGACATGATAATAGGAGCAGAGAACGAGATAGGGAGCGTGATCTGAAACGGGAAAAAGAAAGAGAGCTAGAGAGAGTTGAGCGTGAACGAGAAAGAGACAAAGTTAGgagggaaagggaaagggaaatgAAATTAAGGGAGGCAGAGCGATTGTATAAGGACCGTCTTAAAGAATGGGAAGCTAGAGAGCGTGAGAAAGAATACCAGCGACAATATGAAAAGGAACGGGAGAAAGAAAGAGATCGGGAACGATGGAAAGACATATTGCGCCAAGAAGATGAAAgtagtgatgatgatgatgactcGAGAAAAAGAAGGCGTAGAACCAGTTTACTGgaggaaaaaagaagaaagagacaGCGTGAAAAGGAAGAGGATTTGGAAGATAAattgaaagaaaaggaagaaattgCTGAAGCCAAGAGGAGGGCAATAGAGGAACAGCAACTTAAACTTGAGGTAAAGCAACTAAAATCTGATTCGAAATCACTTGATCGGGTTGCTCATGAGGATGAAAATGCTATGCAAGAAGATGAGAAATTTGAACGAAAGCCAACTCTGGCCAACCATGTCAATGATATTCCTAGAAGTGGTCTTAATGATG ATGGCATTTCTAGAAACAGCAGTGGTGATGAACTGAATATGATGGCTCCAATTGCAGCTTCTGACAAAAAGCAGAACAATAATGCTCCAGCCCGAAAACTTGGATTTGGGTTAATTGGCTCAGGAAAACGTACAACTGTGCCTTCAGTTTTTCACGAAGAGGATGATGAGGATGTGGATGATAAAAAAATGAGGCCTCTTGTGCCAATTGATTATTCGACTGAAGAATTACAAGCTGTCCAGACAAATGCATCTGGAGCGCAACCAAATTTGGTGGCTGCTGCTGAATTTGCCAAGCGCATATCTGGTGTCCACCCAAAAGATGAGAAGGCCGATGTAGATAGGGAAAGGAGCAGACGTTCTAGTGACAAACAGAATTTGAGAGAACAAGGTCGGAATGATGATGAAAGCAGCCGTTCAAAAGATGAAAGCAAGGCAAAGATGCATGATAGGAATACGGATAGGGTAAAAAGCAGAGGAGATAAACCAAAAGCTGAAAACAAGAAACTATTGGATGCCAAGCAACTGATCGATATGATTCCAAAAACGAAGGAAGATCTGTTTGTCTATGAAATCAATTGGGATGTTTATGACAAG CATCAATTGCATGAGAGGATGAGACCTTGGATCTCAAAGAAGATTACAGAGTTCCTTGGAGAAGAGGAGGCCACTTTGGTTGACTACATTGTTTCGTGTATTAAAGATCACGTGCAAGCATCAACAATGCTAGAAATGCTTCAGTCTATATTGGATGATGAGTCAGAAATGTTTGTCCTCAAAATGTGGAGGAtgctgatttttgaaattaagaaaGTTGAATCAGGCTTATCAATGAAATCCAAGTCCTAG
- the LOC122030242 gene encoding RNA-binding protein 25-like isoform X1, with protein sequence MAVTSPSSPRILDSNADAGNPPSSAVSDSSSITLPPAVSAPASVEPPASNPFNSIPNPALVAPPPPPPPAVHSFAPSFRPLAAPHVLQYSAANNPMAQNPAFLMGQAPGIHPPGVSAPASGMPPGAPPGSVPPLRPGVPYQVAPGQTPAPMSYAQVGNGYMAVPPQVPMAMPPPGMHRYPAPYQMIRPGFPLRHMPPTGVMPAVPRPPIPGIRGVPPVATPIVRPFIPVVAPVEKPQTTVYVGKIAATIENEFLLSILTLCGPVKSWKRAQDPSDGTPKAFGFCEFESAEGVLRSLRLLSKLNIDGQELMLNINQATREYLERYVEKKAEKEKQKEAETGTPPIEKDSREGSEIQEQPTKPVEEGIKKDPEDSEEKENQVGNKKFGLVTDEDREADSDALGKLMGMIEERLKNRPLPPPVLVDGSAKSTSDIPSKSRDVDSDVDIMKSDVEDKNDEDTTSENKPATESDKPETASPDRSRRHDNRSRERDRERDLKREKERELERVERERERDKVRREREREMKLREAERLYKDRLKEWEAREREKEYQRQYEKEREKERDRERWKDILRQEDESSDDDDDSRKRRRRTSLLEEKRRKRQREKEEDLEDKLKEKEEIAEAKRRAIEEQQLKLEVKQLKSDSKSLDRVAHEDENAMQEDEKFERKPTLANHVNDIPRSGLNDADGISRNSSGDELNMMAPIAASDKKQNNNAPARKLGFGLIGSGKRTTVPSVFHEEDDEDVDDKKMRPLVPIDYSTEELQAVQTNASGAQPNLVAAAEFAKRISGVHPKDEKADVDRERSRRSSDKQNLREQGRNDDESSRSKDESKAKMHDRNTDRVKSRGDKPKAENKKLLDAKQLIDMIPKTKEDLFVYEINWDVYDKHQLHERMRPWISKKITEFLGEEEATLVDYIVSCIKDHVQASTMLEMLQSILDDESEMFVLKMWRMLIFEIKKVESGLSMKSKS encoded by the exons ATGGCGGTCACCTCGCCTTCCTCTCCCCGAATCCTAGACTCAAACGCCGACGCTGGCAACCCACCGTCCTCCGCCGTCTCCGATTCGTCCTCCATCACTCTTCCCCCAGCCGTCTCTGCTCCCGCTTCTGTTGAACCCCCCGCCTCCAACCCTTTCAACTCAATCCCTAATCCTGCGCTAgtcgctcctcctcctcctcctcctccggccGTGCACTCTTTCGCTCCGTCTTTCCGCCCCCTGGCCGCTCCTCATGTTCTTCAGTATTCCGCTGCAAATAACCCGATGGCACAGAACCCTGCTTTTCTGATGGGGCAAGCCCCAGGCATCCATCCGCCGGGCGTTTCTGCCCCTGCTTCGGGCATGCCTCCTGGAGCGCCCCCGGGCTCGGTTCCGCCGCTACGACCTGGCGTTCCCTATCAAGTTGCTCCAGGCCAGACTCCAGCGCCGATGTCTTATGCTCAAGTTGGAAATGGGTATATGGCTGTACCTCCTCAGGTTCCGATGGCGATGCCTCCACCGG GAATGCACCGCTATCCAGCTCCTTACCAGATGATTCGCCCTGGATTTCCTCTGCGCCATATGCCCCCAACTGGTGTGATGCCAGCAGTGCCCCGGCCTCCAATTCCAGGTATTCGGGGTGTGCCACCTGTAGCCACTCCTATTGTCCGGCCTTTTATTCCAGTTGTTGCGCCAGTAGAGAAGCCACAAACTACTGTTTATGTTGGCAAGATTGCCGCGACAATAGAAAATGAATTTCTCCTTTCAATTCTCACA CTTTGTGGACCTGTAAAAAGTTGGAAACGGGCTCAAGATCCTTCTGATGGTACACCTAAGGCCTTTGGATTTTGTGAATTTGAGTCTGCTGAAGGAGTTCTTCGTTCCTTACGCTTGCTGAGCAAATTAAACATAGATGGACAAGAATTGATG TTGAACATTAACCAAGCCACTAGGGAATATCTTGAGCGTTATGTTGAAAAGAAAGCTGAaaaggagaagcagaaagaagcaGAAACTGGAACTCCTCCAATCGAAAAGGATAGTAGAGAAGGTTCTGAAATACAAGAGCAGCCTACAAAGCCAGTTGAAGAGGGAATTAAAAAGGATCCTGAAGATTCTGAAGAAAAAGAAAACCAAGTGGGAAACAAGAAATTTGGCCTAGTCACAGATGAAGACCGTGAGGCTGATTCAGATGCTCTAGGAAAGCTTATGGGAATGATTGAAGAGAGATTAAAGAACAGACCATTACCTCCACCTGTGCTTGTCGATGGGTCTGCTAAATCTACTTCTGATATACCTTCCAAATCTAGGGATGTGGATTCTGATGTTGATATAATGAAAAGCG ATGTTGAAGATAAAAATGATGAGGATACTACAAGTGAAAACAAACCAGCAACTGAAAGTGACAAGCCTGAGACTGCCTCACCTGATAGATCCAGGAGACATGATAATAGGAGCAGAGAACGAGATAGGGAGCGTGATCTGAAACGGGAAAAAGAAAGAGAGCTAGAGAGAGTTGAGCGTGAACGAGAAAGAGACAAAGTTAGgagggaaagggaaagggaaatgAAATTAAGGGAGGCAGAGCGATTGTATAAGGACCGTCTTAAAGAATGGGAAGCTAGAGAGCGTGAGAAAGAATACCAGCGACAATATGAAAAGGAACGGGAGAAAGAAAGAGATCGGGAACGATGGAAAGACATATTGCGCCAAGAAGATGAAAgtagtgatgatgatgatgactcGAGAAAAAGAAGGCGTAGAACCAGTTTACTGgaggaaaaaagaagaaagagacaGCGTGAAAAGGAAGAGGATTTGGAAGATAAattgaaagaaaaggaagaaattgCTGAAGCCAAGAGGAGGGCAATAGAGGAACAGCAACTTAAACTTGAGGTAAAGCAACTAAAATCTGATTCGAAATCACTTGATCGGGTTGCTCATGAGGATGAAAATGCTATGCAAGAAGATGAGAAATTTGAACGAAAGCCAACTCTGGCCAACCATGTCAATGATATTCCTAGAAGTGGTCTTAATGATG CAGATGGCATTTCTAGAAACAGCAGTGGTGATGAACTGAATATGATGGCTCCAATTGCAGCTTCTGACAAAAAGCAGAACAATAATGCTCCAGCCCGAAAACTTGGATTTGGGTTAATTGGCTCAGGAAAACGTACAACTGTGCCTTCAGTTTTTCACGAAGAGGATGATGAGGATGTGGATGATAAAAAAATGAGGCCTCTTGTGCCAATTGATTATTCGACTGAAGAATTACAAGCTGTCCAGACAAATGCATCTGGAGCGCAACCAAATTTGGTGGCTGCTGCTGAATTTGCCAAGCGCATATCTGGTGTCCACCCAAAAGATGAGAAGGCCGATGTAGATAGGGAAAGGAGCAGACGTTCTAGTGACAAACAGAATTTGAGAGAACAAGGTCGGAATGATGATGAAAGCAGCCGTTCAAAAGATGAAAGCAAGGCAAAGATGCATGATAGGAATACGGATAGGGTAAAAAGCAGAGGAGATAAACCAAAAGCTGAAAACAAGAAACTATTGGATGCCAAGCAACTGATCGATATGATTCCAAAAACGAAGGAAGATCTGTTTGTCTATGAAATCAATTGGGATGTTTATGACAAG CATCAATTGCATGAGAGGATGAGACCTTGGATCTCAAAGAAGATTACAGAGTTCCTTGGAGAAGAGGAGGCCACTTTGGTTGACTACATTGTTTCGTGTATTAAAGATCACGTGCAAGCATCAACAATGCTAGAAATGCTTCAGTCTATATTGGATGATGAGTCAGAAATGTTTGTCCTCAAAATGTGGAGGAtgctgatttttgaaattaagaaaGTTGAATCAGGCTTATCAATGAAATCCAAGTCCTAG